One Thermofilum pendens Hrk 5 DNA segment encodes these proteins:
- a CDS encoding DUF488 family protein gives MGEVYTLGYGGLSPERFAEKVFSLGVRVVVDVRRYPRSKVEFFSGDKLSAWLAEAGVGYEWMGELGALGMARRRGELGEAPCTDSPTFRVYVAYLVSDPGALAALSRIGEMASRGLRPLLLCRERKPEHCHRQFVADALVARGFRVVHVVGDELVPHAGSPCYGYVAERLEKL, from the coding sequence GTGGGCGAGGTTTACACCCTGGGCTACGGGGGGCTGAGCCCGGAGCGCTTCGCGGAGAAAGTCTTCTCGCTGGGCGTGAGGGTCGTGGTGGACGTGAGGAGGTACCCTAGGTCGAAGGTGGAGTTCTTCTCGGGCGACAAGCTGTCCGCGTGGCTCGCGGAGGCAGGCGTCGGCTACGAGTGGATGGGCGAGCTAGGAGCGCTAGGCATGGCTAGGCGGCGCGGAGAGCTCGGCGAGGCCCCGTGCACGGACTCCCCGACCTTCCGGGTATACGTTGCCTACCTGGTCTCGGACCCCGGGGCTCTGGCGGCCCTCTCGAGGATCGGGGAGATGGCGTCGAGGGGGCTGAGGCCGCTCCTGCTGTGCAGGGAGAGGAAGCCCGAGCACTGCCACAGGCAGTTCGTGGCGGACGCGCTGGTAGCCAGGGGTTTCAGGGTGGTGCACGTCGTGGGCGACGAGCTCGTACCGCACGCCGGCTCCCCGTGCTACGGCTACGTAGCCGAGAGGCTCGAGAAGCTGTAG
- a CDS encoding nucleotidyltransferase domain-containing protein, producing the protein MLSKFFENWSRRREILAHARDYARLIKRICVEEVDRDCRVILFGSAARGDYRVDSDVDVLVVTEKAVDALSRAEVAAKIYERLGFRDPVELHVATPREFEEWYKRFIDVYEEF; encoded by the coding sequence ATGCTCTCAAAGTTCTTTGAGAACTGGAGTAGGAGGAGGGAGATCCTCGCCCACGCGAGGGACTACGCGAGGCTGATCAAGAGGATCTGCGTCGAGGAGGTGGACAGGGACTGCAGGGTGATACTCTTCGGCTCGGCGGCTAGGGGTGACTACAGGGTAGACAGCGACGTAGACGTCCTCGTGGTAACCGAGAAGGCTGTCGACGCGCTGAGCAGAGCCGAGGTCGCGGCGAAGATATACGAAAGGCTGGGCTTCAGGGACCCTGTAGAGCTACACGTGGCTACGCCCAGGGAGTTCGAGGAGTGGTACAAGAGGTTTATCGACGTTTACGAGGAGTTCTAG
- a CDS encoding glycoside hydrolase family 13 protein: MYRVLGFRDDVYLGRVVKAEFSAPREGEYAYLLGNFNAFNEGSFRMRGAGDRWVVEVELPEGVWYYLFSLGGRRAVDPENPETTVYSRRAYKFEERVSVAKLLGFDPASCNGFCEEALYHYPSLTYVYPFGGVLFVRLRALRGSLQKAFLVVDGRRLEMRLKARDEVFDYYEASLEAGGEVSYYFEVLGGGRLHRYGEFSVDVKSLESLIRVPEWVYGSVFYQIMPDRFAEGGLEEIAERLNHVSGLGANALYLTPIFESTTYHGYDVVDYYRVAGRLGGDEAFGRLLAELKKRGMRVVLDGVFHHTSFFHPYFQDLVEKGEESRYKGFYRVLGFPVVPREFLEALRSGAPRHELKKYPRRYESFFDVWLMPRLNHDNPEVRSFITGVGRYWVSRGVDGWRLDVAHGVPPELWREFRETLPGDVYLFGEVMDDARIWLFDKFHGAMNYLLYDAVLRFFAYREITAEEFLNRLELLSVYYGPGEYAMYNFLDNHDVDRLLSLVGDRDKYLCALVFLFTYKGVPSIYYGDEVGLENTDSPFMERSRAPMRWDESTWDKAILEATRALASLRRRSAALQRGAFEPVRFEGGLLVYRRRLGDESILVAINYSESEAVLEEPAQSVLFRSGSVKEKLLGPFSSVVAGDR, from the coding sequence GTGTACAGGGTTCTAGGCTTCAGGGACGACGTCTACCTCGGCAGGGTTGTGAAGGCGGAGTTCAGCGCCCCGAGGGAGGGGGAGTACGCCTACCTGCTCGGCAACTTCAACGCGTTTAACGAGGGAAGCTTCAGGATGCGGGGCGCGGGCGACAGGTGGGTCGTCGAGGTAGAGCTACCCGAGGGGGTCTGGTACTACCTCTTCTCGCTGGGGGGTAGGCGCGCGGTCGACCCGGAGAACCCCGAGACCACCGTCTACTCGAGGAGGGCTTACAAGTTTGAGGAGAGGGTTAGCGTGGCTAAGCTCCTTGGCTTCGACCCGGCGTCCTGCAACGGCTTCTGCGAGGAGGCATTGTACCACTACCCGAGCTTGACCTACGTTTACCCCTTCGGGGGCGTGCTCTTCGTTAGGCTCAGGGCGCTCAGGGGGAGCCTCCAGAAGGCTTTCTTGGTTGTCGACGGCAGGAGGCTGGAGATGAGGCTGAAGGCCCGCGACGAGGTATTCGACTACTACGAGGCGAGCCTCGAGGCGGGCGGGGAGGTATCCTACTACTTTGAGGTTCTCGGGGGAGGGAGGCTCCACCGCTACGGGGAGTTCTCCGTAGACGTCAAGTCCCTGGAAAGCCTTATCCGGGTGCCGGAGTGGGTGTACGGAAGCGTGTTCTACCAGATTATGCCGGACAGGTTCGCGGAGGGAGGCCTCGAAGAGATAGCCGAAAGGCTAAACCACGTCTCGGGGCTGGGGGCGAACGCGCTGTACCTTACCCCCATCTTCGAGTCCACGACTTACCACGGCTACGACGTCGTGGACTACTACCGCGTAGCCGGCAGGCTCGGCGGGGACGAGGCGTTCGGGAGGCTCCTCGCGGAGCTGAAGAAGAGGGGGATGAGGGTAGTACTGGACGGAGTCTTCCACCACACGAGCTTCTTTCACCCGTACTTCCAGGACCTCGTGGAGAAGGGGGAGGAGTCGCGGTACAAGGGCTTCTACAGGGTGCTGGGCTTCCCCGTCGTCCCGCGGGAGTTCCTCGAAGCCCTGAGGTCCGGGGCGCCGCGGCACGAGCTGAAGAAGTACCCGCGGAGGTACGAGAGCTTCTTCGACGTATGGCTGATGCCCCGCCTGAACCACGACAACCCGGAGGTCAGGAGCTTCATAACCGGCGTCGGCAGGTACTGGGTCTCCAGGGGGGTAGACGGCTGGAGGCTAGACGTGGCGCACGGCGTGCCCCCCGAGCTTTGGAGGGAGTTCAGGGAGACCCTCCCAGGGGACGTCTACCTCTTCGGCGAGGTCATGGACGACGCGCGCATATGGCTCTTCGACAAGTTCCACGGCGCTATGAACTACCTGCTCTACGACGCGGTTCTCAGGTTCTTCGCCTACCGGGAGATAACCGCCGAGGAGTTCCTCAACAGGCTCGAGCTTCTAAGCGTGTACTACGGCCCCGGGGAGTACGCGATGTACAACTTCCTCGACAACCACGACGTGGACAGGCTCCTATCCCTCGTGGGCGACAGGGACAAGTACCTCTGCGCCCTGGTCTTCCTCTTCACGTACAAGGGGGTCCCCTCCATATACTACGGCGACGAGGTAGGCCTGGAGAACACGGACTCGCCGTTCATGGAGCGTTCCAGGGCCCCCATGCGCTGGGACGAGTCAACCTGGGACAAAGCGATACTGGAGGCTACGAGGGCGCTGGCGTCGCTTAGGAGGAGGAGCGCGGCGCTACAGAGAGGGGCATTCGAGCCGGTGAGATTCGAGGGAGGGCTACTCGTGTACAGGAGGAGACTCGGCGACGAAAGCATCCTCGTCGCCATAAACTACTCCGAAAGCGAAGCCGTACTCGAAGAGCCCGCGCAGAGCGTGCTCTTCCGCTCGGGAAGCGTCAAAGAAAAGCTTCTAGGACCGTTCTCCAGCGTAGTCGCCGGAGACCGCTAA
- a CDS encoding alpha-amylase family glycosyl hydrolase: MRSRKIAAILAILLLLGVLIGTSQATAGPSPSYPTGDPQTWVIYQIVIDRFYDGNTSNNNPAKSPGLYDPTKTNWRLYWGGDIDGIIAKLPYLYELGVTAIWISPVFDNIDVAINTSSGLQAGYHGYWPKDFKVIEEHFGSWSTFYKLIQEARKYNITVIIDFVVNHSNPSDAGEYGALYDNGTFVTDYPTDAKYATVDPITRSLSNIYNHNGGITNWNDRWEVRYKNLFNLADFNQLNPWVDRYLKESTALYLKAGIGGIRLDAVKHVEPGWLKTYADYVYAIKNVFMFGEWYQSFNDEMYWDMVKFANDSGISVINIPLQQVLVDVFAYDTKTMYDLDNAVKKYTSNFMWQNKLVNFIDSHDVPRFLSLSKSITRFHQVLAFVMTAPGIPVIYYGDEQYLHYDATNEFGQVGGDPYNRPMMTSWDTTTTAFKLIKALAQLRRANTALAYGLVTTRYVSSDVYIFERKFFGNVVLVAINRNLNSPVAVSNVYTSLPDGVYSDYLGGLINGTSIKVVGGKFSVTLPPGSVSVWQYKAVPSGPWVGAIDPTMGRAGNVVVISGEGFGSQPGQVLITNGQSTWSATVTYWSDKSIEFIVPSGVTTPLNDNHVTVIVKRADGATSNGIAFQYLSGRQIPVIFEVQNTKGTTLETVPGEFLWLTGSVPELSNWSPATTRAVGPMLCPAWPNWFVVASVPANTYIEFKFLKAPLGGTGVWEPGSNHAYTTPSDGIGRVSVTANG; the protein is encoded by the coding sequence GTGAGAAGCAGAAAAATCGCCGCAATTTTGGCAATACTTCTCCTACTAGGAGTACTGATTGGGACCTCTCAAGCAACAGCGGGACCCAGCCCCTCCTACCCGACGGGGGATCCCCAGACGTGGGTTATCTACCAAATCGTCATCGATAGGTTCTACGACGGGAACACGTCGAACAACAACCCTGCGAAAAGCCCGGGTCTCTACGACCCCACCAAGACTAACTGGAGGCTGTACTGGGGCGGCGATATCGATGGTATAATAGCGAAACTACCGTACCTCTATGAACTCGGAGTTACCGCTATATGGATATCGCCTGTCTTCGACAATATAGACGTCGCTATAAACACTAGTAGCGGCCTGCAGGCAGGGTATCACGGCTATTGGCCTAAGGACTTTAAAGTAATAGAGGAACACTTCGGTTCCTGGAGCACTTTCTACAAACTCATACAGGAAGCCAGGAAGTACAACATCACGGTAATTATCGATTTCGTTGTAAACCACAGCAACCCAAGCGATGCCGGCGAATACGGAGCACTATACGATAACGGTACGTTCGTCACCGACTATCCAACGGATGCAAAATACGCTACGGTTGACCCAATAACTCGTAGTCTCTCGAATATATACAACCACAATGGGGGGATTACGAACTGGAACGACAGGTGGGAGGTTAGGTACAAGAACCTGTTCAACCTGGCTGACTTTAACCAGCTGAACCCTTGGGTGGATAGATACCTCAAGGAATCTACGGCTTTGTACCTGAAGGCCGGTATCGGGGGGATACGGCTGGACGCCGTTAAACACGTGGAGCCGGGCTGGCTGAAGACGTACGCCGACTACGTGTACGCGATAAAAAACGTCTTCATGTTCGGAGAGTGGTACCAAAGCTTTAACGACGAGATGTACTGGGACATGGTTAAGTTCGCGAACGACAGCGGGATCAGCGTTATCAACATACCGCTTCAGCAGGTCCTAGTAGACGTATTCGCCTACGACACAAAGACCATGTACGACTTGGACAACGCGGTCAAGAAGTATACGAGTAACTTTATGTGGCAAAACAAGCTGGTTAACTTTATAGACAGCCACGACGTGCCGAGGTTCCTCTCGCTGAGCAAGAGTATCACGAGGTTCCACCAGGTGCTAGCATTCGTGATGACCGCCCCCGGCATCCCGGTGATATACTACGGGGACGAGCAGTACCTACACTACGACGCAACGAACGAGTTCGGGCAGGTTGGGGGAGATCCTTACAACAGGCCTATGATGACATCCTGGGACACTACGACCACGGCGTTCAAGTTGATAAAAGCCTTGGCACAGTTAAGGCGCGCTAATACCGCTCTAGCCTACGGCTTGGTAACCACGCGGTACGTGAGTAGCGACGTGTACATCTTTGAGAGAAAGTTCTTCGGAAACGTGGTCCTCGTAGCCATAAACCGGAACCTAAACTCCCCGGTTGCCGTTTCCAATGTTTACACTTCCCTCCCCGACGGGGTGTACAGCGACTATCTAGGAGGGCTTATCAACGGGACAAGCATCAAAGTCGTAGGCGGTAAGTTCTCGGTAACCTTGCCCCCCGGCTCCGTTTCCGTGTGGCAGTACAAAGCAGTACCGAGCGGTCCATGGGTAGGAGCCATAGACCCGACGATGGGCAGGGCTGGGAACGTAGTCGTGATCAGCGGGGAAGGGTTCGGTAGCCAGCCGGGACAAGTCCTGATAACGAACGGGCAGAGCACGTGGAGCGCTACAGTTACGTACTGGAGTGATAAAAGCATAGAGTTCATAGTTCCCTCAGGGGTAACAACTCCTCTCAACGACAACCACGTAACGGTGATTGTTAAAAGAGCCGACGGGGCGACGTCGAACGGGATAGCTTTCCAGTACCTCTCGGGTAGACAAATCCCCGTTATATTCGAGGTGCAGAACACCAAGGGAACAACCCTGGAGACAGTGCCTGGAGAGTTCCTGTGGCTAACCGGTAGCGTCCCAGAGCTAAGCAACTGGAGCCCCGCAACTACGAGGGCTGTGGGACCCATGCTTTGCCCAGCGTGGCCTAACTGGTTCGTCGTCGCCAGTGTCCCGGCGAATACGTACATAGAGTTCAAGTTCTTGAAGGCTCCGCTAGGCGGTACCGGGGTCTGGGAGCCTGGAAGCAACCATGCTTACACTACTCCCTCGGACGGGATAGGAAGAGTGTCCGTCACTGCTAACGGGTAA
- a CDS encoding thiamine pyrophosphate-dependent enzyme, giving the protein MKLLVSLKDLGTYAKNTWCPGCGNFGIERAAKTAFAELINEGVVNREDIVVVAGIGCHDKIVDYINLNSFRSLHGRAITVATGIKIANPRLQVVVFVGDGDAYGEGLEHLVFAAKRNIGIKVIVHDNRVYGLTTGQYTPTSPKGFPGRSTPKGSVEDPLNPVKLLLASGASFVARGYSARPDHLKGLIKQAIMHRGFAVIDVLQPCVTFFDTYKYYNARVYDLQEAGHDYTSYEAAMRKAEEWNYGVDDSGRIPIGIFYKAEKPTYEETILKGKNLLSREPPSIKEALRP; this is encoded by the coding sequence GTGAAACTCCTCGTAAGCCTGAAAGACTTGGGAACGTACGCCAAGAACACCTGGTGCCCCGGTTGCGGGAACTTCGGGATAGAGAGGGCGGCTAAAACTGCGTTCGCCGAGCTGATAAACGAAGGGGTAGTGAATAGAGAGGACATAGTCGTGGTAGCCGGTATAGGTTGCCACGACAAGATTGTAGACTACATAAACCTCAACTCCTTCCGGTCGCTACACGGGAGAGCGATAACCGTAGCAACGGGGATAAAAATCGCGAACCCAAGGCTCCAGGTAGTAGTCTTTGTAGGCGACGGAGACGCCTACGGAGAGGGGCTAGAACACCTAGTATTTGCCGCTAAAAGGAACATCGGGATAAAGGTGATAGTACACGACAACAGAGTCTACGGGCTAACGACAGGTCAGTACACACCTACGTCTCCTAAAGGCTTCCCGGGTAGGTCGACGCCCAAAGGCTCTGTCGAAGACCCCTTAAACCCCGTGAAGCTCCTCCTGGCTAGCGGCGCCTCTTTCGTCGCTAGGGGCTACTCGGCGAGACCGGACCACTTAAAGGGACTCATAAAGCAGGCTATTATGCACAGGGGTTTCGCGGTGATAGACGTGCTCCAACCCTGCGTGACGTTCTTCGATACGTACAAGTACTACAACGCCAGGGTCTACGACCTCCAGGAAGCCGGCCACGACTACACGAGCTACGAGGCGGCAATGAGGAAAGCCGAGGAGTGGAACTACGGGGTAGACGACAGCGGAAGAATACCGATTGGCATCTTCTACAAGGCGGAGAAGCCTACATACGAGGAAACGATCCTGAAAGGCAAGAACCTGCTGAGCCGGGAACCACCAAGCATAAAAGAAGCCCTGAGGCCCTAA
- a CDS encoding class II aldolase/adducin family protein produces the protein MLYGDLRREVADAFRRLEELGLNWGYSGNISVRAGQGVYVVSPSGVLKSKLRPEDVLVVREDGSVVDGRGKPSVEFKTHLAVYRARRDVNAVVHAHPVYSGVLAALRVGLKPVLEELVLYLGGPIEVAEYAPPGTEELARNVVKALGDRCAVLMANHGALACGSTLEEAIANLGYLERAAKVAVYSRILGTPFELPEETVELERRLYLERRFGKA, from the coding sequence ATGCTCTACGGGGATTTGAGAAGAGAGGTTGCGGACGCCTTCAGGCGGCTCGAGGAGCTCGGGCTGAACTGGGGGTACAGCGGGAATATCAGCGTGCGCGCGGGGCAGGGCGTCTACGTCGTGTCGCCGAGCGGCGTCTTGAAGTCGAAGCTTAGGCCCGAGGACGTCCTCGTCGTCCGGGAGGACGGGTCGGTGGTCGACGGCAGGGGGAAGCCCTCCGTGGAGTTTAAGACCCACCTGGCGGTCTACAGGGCGAGGCGGGACGTGAACGCGGTTGTCCACGCGCACCCCGTCTACTCCGGCGTCCTGGCGGCGCTGAGGGTGGGGCTTAAGCCCGTGCTGGAAGAGCTCGTACTGTACCTCGGCGGGCCGATAGAGGTCGCGGAGTACGCCCCTCCCGGCACCGAGGAGCTCGCGAGGAACGTCGTTAAAGCTCTGGGCGACAGGTGCGCGGTCTTAATGGCTAACCACGGGGCGCTCGCCTGCGGCTCCACGCTCGAGGAGGCTATAGCAAACCTGGGGTACCTGGAGAGGGCGGCGAAGGTGGCCGTGTACTCCCGCATCCTCGGCACTCCGTTCGAGCTACCGGAGGAGACTGTGGAGCTGGAGAGGAGGCTCTACCTCGAGAGGAGGTTCGGGAAGGCCTAG
- a CDS encoding 2-oxoacid:acceptor oxidoreductase subunit alpha — protein sequence MVEELSVLIGGQAGDGIRQTGVIIANLFNKMGYWTFVYDDYQSLIRGGHNFAIVRASRRKVQAHRDRVEILVALNQESVEKHSWRLGERSLVVFDSGSVKAEGLGIPMAEMAKRRGLPLIMRNSVAVGALASMLGVEFSLVESVVRRAISRNVEENLELAREGYASTGKYAGMFKLDVLGSPPGYLVTGNEALSLGAVKAGMKLYVAYPMTPSSSILHYLAANEDKFGIVVIHPENEIAVIGIAEGAAYAGARVAVGTSGGGFALMVEHLSLAGQAEIPVVIFLAQRPGPATGVPTYTEQGDLFFAIFAGHGEFPRVVLAPGDADEAFQLSGEAMNLAWKFQVPVIVLSDKHLSESVYTAIVDEGSVKVEQEKLWDGTGEYKRYLFTEDGVSPLAFPGTPGAIVKANSYEHDEYGLTTEDPVLVARGHEKRLRKMKAIESELREKPCVKTYGNEGSETVLVTWGSTKGVVVEVAERLGLYVVQPLCLYPLPTWELKKLIDPGRRIVSVEVNSTGQLATWLSYNGFRVDGRILKYNGRPFSVEELEERLLRGGAA from the coding sequence ATGGTTGAAGAGCTATCGGTGCTTATTGGAGGGCAAGCTGGAGACGGCATCAGGCAGACGGGCGTGATTATAGCGAATCTCTTCAACAAGATGGGCTACTGGACCTTTGTCTACGACGATTACCAGTCCCTGATAAGGGGAGGTCACAACTTCGCGATTGTGCGGGCTTCCCGTAGGAAGGTGCAGGCCCACAGAGACAGGGTAGAAATCTTAGTGGCGCTGAACCAGGAGAGCGTGGAGAAGCACAGCTGGAGGCTGGGTGAACGTTCCCTCGTAGTGTTCGACTCGGGTAGCGTCAAGGCGGAGGGCCTGGGGATACCGATGGCGGAGATGGCGAAGAGAAGGGGGCTTCCGCTAATTATGAGGAACAGCGTCGCTGTAGGGGCTTTGGCGTCAATGCTGGGAGTAGAGTTCTCGCTCGTTGAAAGCGTTGTCCGAAGGGCTATCAGCAGGAACGTTGAAGAAAACTTGGAGCTGGCGAGGGAGGGTTACGCGTCGACCGGGAAGTACGCGGGTATGTTCAAGTTGGATGTTCTCGGAAGCCCGCCGGGCTACCTTGTAACTGGTAACGAGGCGCTGTCTCTCGGAGCGGTTAAGGCCGGGATGAAGCTCTACGTAGCATATCCTATGACGCCGTCCTCCAGTATCCTGCACTACCTCGCCGCGAACGAGGACAAGTTCGGGATCGTGGTGATCCACCCGGAGAATGAGATCGCCGTTATAGGCATAGCCGAGGGGGCGGCCTACGCGGGTGCGAGAGTAGCGGTGGGCACGTCTGGCGGGGGCTTCGCCTTGATGGTTGAACACTTAAGCCTCGCCGGCCAGGCGGAGATACCCGTAGTGATCTTCCTAGCCCAGAGGCCCGGTCCGGCGACCGGAGTCCCGACGTATACGGAGCAAGGCGACCTGTTCTTCGCGATTTTCGCCGGGCACGGGGAGTTTCCAAGGGTGGTCCTAGCCCCAGGCGACGCGGACGAAGCCTTCCAGCTATCTGGAGAGGCGATGAACCTAGCCTGGAAGTTCCAGGTCCCCGTAATCGTGCTGAGCGACAAGCACCTCAGCGAGAGCGTGTACACGGCTATCGTAGACGAGGGTTCAGTCAAGGTGGAGCAGGAGAAGCTTTGGGACGGTACGGGGGAGTACAAGAGGTACCTCTTCACCGAGGACGGAGTCTCCCCGCTGGCCTTCCCCGGAACACCGGGGGCTATCGTGAAGGCTAACAGCTACGAGCACGACGAGTACGGCTTAACGACGGAAGACCCGGTTCTCGTGGCCAGGGGCCACGAGAAAAGGCTTAGGAAAATGAAGGCCATCGAGTCGGAGCTGAGGGAAAAGCCTTGTGTAAAGACTTACGGCAACGAGGGAAGCGAGACCGTCCTGGTCACCTGGGGCTCCACGAAGGGTGTAGTAGTCGAGGTAGCTGAGAGGCTCGGCCTCTACGTCGTGCAACCACTCTGCCTGTACCCTCTCCCGACCTGGGAGCTGAAGAAACTTATAGATCCCGGGAGGAGGATCGTAAGCGTCGAAGTGAACTCTACGGGCCAGCTGGCTACGTGGCTCAGCTACAACGGCTTCAGGGTTGACGGCAGGATACTGAAGTACAACGGCAGGCCTTTCTCCGTAGAGGAACTGGAGGAGCGCCTACTGAGGGGTGGTGCGGCGTGA
- a CDS encoding PadR family transcriptional regulator — MEVDSKPMRRLREKTGVENLWLYVLAELAKGDCYPYALRRAVLEDFGVDAGKVVFYVVTGKLEAEGFIEGYYRDRRKYYRITERGRRLLKEGIAYLRTLADRLERVSEGGAARCEG; from the coding sequence GTGGAGGTAGACTCGAAGCCGATGAGGAGGCTGAGGGAGAAGACGGGCGTGGAGAACCTCTGGCTCTACGTTCTCGCAGAGCTCGCCAAGGGGGACTGCTACCCCTACGCGTTGCGCAGGGCAGTCCTGGAGGACTTCGGGGTCGACGCCGGAAAGGTCGTGTTCTACGTGGTTACGGGCAAGCTGGAAGCGGAGGGCTTCATAGAGGGCTACTACAGGGACAGGAGGAAGTACTACCGCATAACCGAGCGGGGGCGGAGGCTACTCAAAGAGGGTATAGCGTACCTGAGGACGCTCGCAGACAGGTTGGAGAGGGTCTCTGAAGGCGGCGCAGCGCGCTGCGAAGGCTAG
- a CDS encoding universal stress protein: MFARILVAYDGSEHARKALEVAVDLASKYGAKLFVVEVVDSKSLTSSLREVPSLDVGRVIAEIKSKASVDVRECLRLAQSRGVDAEGDVLEGDPASEILRYAEEVKADLIVTGSRGLSLWKRIFIGSVSSKIVSESKVPVLVVK, encoded by the coding sequence ATGTTCGCGAGGATACTCGTCGCCTACGACGGGTCGGAGCACGCGAGGAAAGCGCTCGAAGTAGCCGTAGACCTAGCCTCCAAGTACGGGGCCAAGCTGTTCGTAGTCGAAGTCGTCGACTCGAAGTCCCTCACGTCGAGCCTAAGGGAGGTTCCCTCCCTCGACGTCGGCAGGGTTATAGCCGAGATAAAGTCGAAGGCTAGCGTAGACGTCAGGGAGTGCTTAAGGCTTGCGCAGAGCAGGGGCGTAGACGCGGAGGGAGACGTGCTGGAAGGGGACCCAGCCTCGGAGATCCTGAGGTACGCCGAGGAGGTCAAGGCGGACCTGATAGTCACGGGGTCCAGGGGGCTGTCCCTCTGGAAGCGTATCTTCATCGGAAGCGTTTCCAGCAAGATAGTCTCCGAGTCGAAGGTACCGGTCCTCGTCGTGAAGTAG
- a CDS encoding ABC transporter ATP-binding protein, with the protein MSQQVYAVEAVDLYKSYGDTWALNGLTMRIGPGEIYGLLGPNGAGKTTTLKILAGLLKPSRGYARIYGVEVSSRRVEALRLVGYVPENPVVFQNLTVEEFLRFVAALRGLDWREVSGDAEYYLEVFGLAGRKDSFMGELSRGMVQKVLVSAAFLVRPKVLLMDEPTAGMDPESQHVFKEEVRRLSSKGVTSLISSHQLDSVERLCTRVGIIYKGRLIAEGTVEELKSRVSEKPGSTLEEAFLKIVKSGESGG; encoded by the coding sequence ATGTCCCAGCAGGTTTACGCCGTGGAGGCTGTCGACCTCTACAAGAGCTACGGGGATACCTGGGCTCTCAACGGGCTTACGATGAGGATTGGTCCGGGCGAGATCTACGGGCTCTTGGGGCCGAACGGGGCCGGGAAGACTACTACGCTGAAGATCCTGGCGGGGTTGCTTAAGCCGTCGAGGGGCTACGCCAGGATCTACGGCGTGGAGGTCTCCAGTAGGCGCGTCGAGGCGTTGAGGCTCGTCGGCTATGTGCCGGAGAACCCCGTCGTCTTCCAGAACTTGACTGTAGAGGAGTTCCTGAGGTTCGTCGCGGCGCTTAGGGGGCTTGACTGGCGCGAGGTTTCGGGCGACGCCGAGTACTACCTCGAGGTCTTCGGGCTTGCCGGTAGGAAGGACTCCTTCATGGGCGAGCTGTCTAGGGGGATGGTGCAGAAGGTCCTGGTCTCCGCGGCGTTCCTGGTTAGGCCGAAGGTCCTCCTGATGGACGAGCCGACGGCCGGGATGGACCCCGAGTCCCAGCACGTGTTCAAGGAGGAGGTTAGGAGGCTCTCGTCGAAGGGTGTGACGTCGCTGATCTCGAGCCACCAGCTCGACTCCGTGGAGAGGCTCTGCACCCGCGTGGGGATAATCTACAAGGGTAGGCTGATCGCGGAGGGAACCGTGGAGGAGCTCAAGAGCAGGGTCTCCGAGAAGCCCGGGAGCACGCTCGAGGAGGCCTTCCTGAAAATAGTGAAGTCGGGGGAGTCCGGGGGGTAG
- the rd gene encoding rubredoxin, with protein sequence MQEKKYKKYRCTVCGYVYSPELGDPDSNIPPGTPFEELPENWVCPVCGATKDLFEPVE encoded by the coding sequence ATGCAAGAGAAAAAGTACAAGAAGTACAGGTGCACCGTGTGCGGCTATGTGTACTCTCCGGAGCTAGGAGACCCCGATTCCAACATACCTCCAGGAACACCTTTCGAGGAACTCCCGGAGAACTGGGTTTGCCCGGTCTGCGGCGCAACAAAGGATTTATTCGAGCCTGTGGAGTAG